Proteins from one Arthrobacter sp. Soc17.1.1.1 genomic window:
- a CDS encoding GntR family transcriptional regulator — MADAGGAPVQAEEPSAPRRQDDESFADFAYRILCDELIVLDIKPGEPLNDDDISRRLGVGRTPIREAMKRLESDHLVVAYPRRGTFAAGVDITDLAEISEIRQLLEPAAAARAARHASPQLRSELRDFARDVGQLLPGMQSQQDLMRLDMRVHRMIYRATGSRHLEDVLIRYDNLATRIWSLVLEKLPPVSEHIAQHIELLEHIAAGDSEAAARLTSRHVTDFENHIRAVL, encoded by the coding sequence ATGGCAGACGCTGGCGGAGCACCGGTGCAGGCGGAGGAGCCGTCAGCGCCGCGAAGGCAGGACGACGAATCGTTCGCCGACTTCGCCTACCGGATTCTGTGCGACGAACTGATCGTCCTCGACATCAAGCCGGGCGAGCCCCTCAACGACGACGACATCTCCCGCCGACTCGGCGTCGGCAGGACGCCGATCCGCGAAGCCATGAAACGGCTCGAGAGCGACCACCTGGTGGTGGCCTACCCCCGGCGCGGAACGTTCGCCGCCGGCGTGGACATCACGGATCTGGCCGAGATCTCCGAGATCCGACAGCTCCTGGAGCCGGCGGCAGCTGCGCGGGCTGCGCGACATGCCTCGCCGCAGCTCCGGAGCGAGCTTCGGGACTTTGCGCGGGACGTCGGGCAGCTGTTGCCGGGGATGCAGTCCCAGCAGGATCTCATGCGGCTGGACATGCGGGTCCATCGGATGATCTACCGGGCCACCGGAAGCAGGCATCTCGAGGACGTGCTGATTCGATACGACAACCTCGCAACGCGGATCTGGAGCCTGGTGCTCGAGAAGCTCCCGCCGGTGTCCGAGCACATCGCCCAGCACATCGAGCTGCTCGAACATATCGCGGCGGGGGACTCCGAAGCTGCTGCGCGGTTGACCAGCCGGCACGTCACCGATTTCGAGAACCACATCAGGGCTGTGCTGTAG
- a CDS encoding BCCT family transporter, with translation MAFDSDLKPPVPEESPADEGAGGDRQPAVLDPEEGVASPVSGAVSDAESEQILEELRHARTEQAVADRRNHKLVLDKVTFGITGAIAIAFVIWGFAGRDSLSETSTGALNWVMEYTGWFFMLMASLFVVFVLWLAVGKFGNIPLGKDGEKPEFRTISWVAMMFAAGMGIGLMFYGVAEPLYHYISPPPGTVDGRTPAAIQTAMATSIFHWTLHPWAMYAVVGIAMAYGTYRLGRRQLISVAFTSLFGVRTVEGPVGKFINILAIFATLFGTAASLGLGALQIGSGMTSNGWFGEIGTPVLVAIVAVLTLCFVASAVSGISRGIQWLSNINMVLAVVLALIVFVAGPTLFILNLIPSAVGDYVRDLAEMSSRTEAVGDESLRSWMTSWTIFYWAWWVSWTPFVGLFIARISRGRTIRQFVTGVLLVPSLVSVIWFAIFGGAAFSVQQEADEANTPGLVTVVDGTPTVNFDGALFDLIKNLSMSDWATSAVIVLAMVLVAIFFITGADAASIVMGSLSSNGAEHPRRAVVIFWGCLTGAVAAVMLLAGGDEPSEALAGLQRITIVAALPFVIVMLLLCFALTKDLRRDPLALRRRLATSVVERAIRSGVEQHGGAQFDLVTKHECAEKCSDSECPGGPATGIIPTVEHRGSSPAGH, from the coding sequence ATGGCTTTTGATAGTGACCTGAAACCCCCCGTACCCGAGGAGTCGCCGGCGGACGAAGGCGCCGGAGGAGACAGGCAACCTGCTGTCCTCGACCCGGAGGAAGGAGTCGCATCCCCCGTTTCCGGTGCGGTGTCCGACGCCGAGTCCGAACAGATCCTCGAAGAGCTGCGTCACGCCAGGACCGAGCAAGCAGTCGCGGATCGCCGGAACCACAAGCTCGTTCTCGACAAGGTCACGTTCGGGATCACGGGCGCCATCGCCATCGCCTTCGTCATCTGGGGCTTCGCCGGCCGCGACAGCCTGTCCGAGACGTCCACCGGAGCCCTCAACTGGGTCATGGAGTACACCGGATGGTTCTTCATGCTCATGGCATCGCTCTTCGTGGTCTTCGTCCTGTGGCTGGCCGTGGGCAAATTCGGCAACATCCCGCTGGGCAAGGACGGCGAGAAGCCGGAGTTCCGCACTATCTCCTGGGTCGCGATGATGTTCGCCGCGGGCATGGGCATCGGGCTGATGTTCTACGGCGTGGCCGAACCGCTCTACCACTACATCTCTCCCCCGCCCGGAACAGTGGATGGAAGGACGCCCGCAGCAATCCAGACGGCCATGGCCACCTCGATCTTCCACTGGACCCTGCACCCCTGGGCCATGTACGCCGTCGTGGGTATCGCCATGGCTTACGGGACCTACCGGCTGGGCCGCCGGCAACTGATCTCCGTCGCCTTCACGTCTCTTTTCGGTGTTCGAACGGTCGAAGGGCCGGTCGGGAAGTTCATCAACATCCTGGCCATCTTCGCCACCCTGTTCGGGACCGCCGCATCGCTGGGCCTCGGCGCCCTGCAGATCGGTAGCGGCATGACCTCCAACGGTTGGTTCGGTGAAATCGGTACCCCCGTGCTCGTGGCGATCGTCGCCGTCCTGACCCTGTGCTTCGTCGCTTCGGCCGTCTCCGGTATCAGCCGCGGCATCCAGTGGCTCTCCAACATCAATATGGTCCTGGCCGTCGTCCTTGCACTGATCGTCTTCGTCGCCGGACCCACCCTTTTCATCCTCAACCTGATCCCCTCCGCGGTAGGTGACTACGTGCGGGACCTCGCCGAGATGTCGTCCCGGACCGAAGCGGTCGGTGATGAGTCACTGCGTAGCTGGATGACCAGCTGGACTATTTTCTACTGGGCCTGGTGGGTGTCCTGGACGCCTTTCGTAGGCCTCTTCATCGCCCGCATCAGCCGCGGCCGCACCATCCGCCAATTCGTCACCGGTGTGCTCCTGGTGCCCAGCCTCGTCAGTGTCATCTGGTTTGCCATCTTCGGAGGCGCTGCCTTCAGCGTCCAGCAGGAAGCCGACGAAGCCAACACGCCCGGCTTGGTCACCGTGGTCGACGGGACACCGACCGTCAACTTCGACGGGGCGCTGTTCGACCTGATCAAGAACCTGAGCATGTCCGACTGGGCCACCAGCGCCGTGATCGTGCTGGCGATGGTCCTGGTCGCCATCTTCTTCATCACGGGCGCCGACGCTGCGTCCATCGTGATGGGATCACTCAGTTCCAATGGCGCCGAGCACCCCCGCCGCGCAGTCGTCATCTTCTGGGGCTGCCTCACCGGCGCCGTGGCGGCGGTCATGCTGCTGGCAGGCGGCGATGAACCATCCGAAGCCCTGGCAGGCCTGCAACGGATCACCATCGTTGCAGCGCTACCGTTCGTCATCGTCATGCTGCTGCTCTGCTTCGCCCTTACCAAGGACCTGCGCCGGGACCCCCTCGCCCTACGGCGGCGCCTGGCCACCTCGGTGGTGGAGCGGGCTATCCGTTCGGGCGTGGAACAACACGGCGGCGCGCAGTTCGACCTCGTGACGAAGCACGAGTGCGCCGAGAAGTGCTCCGATTCGGAGTGCCCCGGAGGACCCGCTACGGGGATCATCCCGACCGTCGAGCACCGGGGTTCCAGCCCGGCCGGTCATTGA
- a CDS encoding LysR family transcriptional regulator — protein sequence MIDPRLTTLRVFARCGTVGATAELTGYSPSAVSAQLRELQRVLGMQLLTKDGRGMRLTATGRFLVAGSDTLMAEWESLRAAAMAAGDQVQSSFGLGGFSTAAARLLAPLAATLRSTRPLLKVQVLEANPARCFDLLVAERIDLAVVVAMQSDTHVEDDPRFEQTVLLDDPLDVIIPADHPLASRKTVTLEELASEPWITEGAGSTYHSLFTAAFTAVGVTPRIAHEAVEWETQIAFVGAGLGVGLLPRLAPLNGAENVVRLHISGRGKPSRRIVSAVRRGSVASPLIQESLGILQASAHRILTARPEDDP from the coding sequence ATGATCGATCCGCGGCTCACCACCCTCCGCGTGTTCGCCCGGTGCGGTACGGTGGGCGCGACCGCGGAGCTCACCGGGTACTCTCCCTCCGCCGTCTCGGCGCAGCTGCGGGAACTCCAGCGCGTATTGGGAATGCAGCTGCTGACGAAGGACGGCCGTGGTATGCGACTGACCGCTACGGGACGCTTTCTCGTGGCCGGCTCGGACACCCTCATGGCGGAATGGGAGAGCCTGCGCGCCGCGGCCATGGCGGCCGGCGACCAGGTGCAGTCCAGTTTTGGCCTCGGAGGATTCTCCACGGCGGCCGCCCGGCTACTCGCGCCGCTGGCGGCCACCCTGCGCTCCACACGCCCCCTGCTGAAGGTGCAGGTGCTCGAGGCCAACCCGGCTCGCTGTTTCGACCTGTTGGTTGCCGAGCGGATTGACCTCGCGGTTGTCGTCGCCATGCAGTCCGACACCCATGTAGAAGACGATCCGCGCTTCGAGCAGACCGTACTGCTCGACGATCCGCTGGACGTGATCATCCCCGCCGACCATCCGTTGGCATCGCGGAAAACGGTGACGCTCGAAGAATTGGCGTCGGAACCCTGGATCACCGAGGGCGCGGGGTCCACCTACCATTCCCTCTTCACCGCGGCGTTCACGGCGGTCGGGGTGACACCGCGGATCGCCCATGAGGCCGTCGAATGGGAGACCCAGATCGCCTTCGTCGGTGCAGGGCTGGGCGTGGGCCTGCTGCCACGACTTGCCCCCCTGAATGGTGCCGAGAACGTGGTCCGACTGCACATCTCCGGCCGGGGGAAGCCCTCGCGCCGCATCGTCTCCGCGGTGCGCAGGGGCAGCGTCGCGTCGCCCCTGATTCAGGAGTCGCTCGGCATCCTGCAGGCCAGCGCCCATCGGATCCTCACTGCCCGACCCGAAGACGATCCCTGA